One segment of Desmodus rotundus isolate HL8 chromosome 6, HLdesRot8A.1, whole genome shotgun sequence DNA contains the following:
- the BHLHE23 gene encoding class E basic helix-loop-helix protein 23 — MAELRSLSGDAYLALSQGYAAAAAGLALGAARGPDAARGYGAPDLGGDLPAAPRIPAAAAESSGEQSGDEEDAFEQRRRRPGPGGAADARRTPREQRSLRLSINARERRRMHDLNDALDGLRAVIPYAHSPSVRKLSKIATLLLAKNYILMQAQALDEMRRLVAYLNQGQRLAAPVAAAPLTPFGQATVYPFSAGAALPCPDKCAAFSGTPTALCKHCEEKP, encoded by the coding sequence ATGGCGGAGCTCAGGTCGCTGTCAGGGGACGCGTACCTGGCGCTGAGCCAAGGCTACGCCGCTGCGGCAGCTGGCCTCGCCCTCGGGGCGGCCCGGGGGCCGGATGCAGCGCGCGGCTACGGCGCTCCAGACTTGGGTGGCGACCTCCCCGCGGCTCCCCGCATCCCGGCAGCTGCGGCCGAGAGCAGCGGCGAGCAGAGCGGCGACGAGGAGGACGCCTTcgagcagcggcggcggcggcccggGCCGGGGGGCGCGGCGGATGCGCGGCGGACGCCCCGGGAGCAGCGCTCGCTGCGGCTCAGCATCAACGCGCGCGAGCGGCGGCGCATGCACGACTTGAACGACGCGCTGGACGGGCTGCGCGCCGTCATCCCCTATGCGCACAGTCCGTCGGTGCGCAAGCTCTCCAAGATCGCCACGCTGCTGCTGGCCAAGAACTACATCCTCATGCAGGCTCAGGCCTTGGACGAGATGCGGCGCCTCGTGGCCTACCTCAACCAGGGCCAACGCCTGGCCGCGCCCGTGGCCGCCGCGCCGCTCACGCCCTTCGGCCAGGCCACCGTCTACCCCTTCTCTGCGGGCGCCGCGCTGCCCTGCCCAGACAAGTGCGCCGCCTTCTCCGGGACGCCCACGGCGCTATGCAAACACTGTGAGGAGAAGCCCTAG